Genomic segment of Vibrio celticus:
CTAACATCGGCTTGTTAAGATCTAGGCCACCGCTTTGGTAACCGAAATCAATAAAATGACGAACGTGTGGGCCAGTGCCACAAGCTAAATCGAGGTGTGTTTTTCCTTCATTTCCAAAGATTTGATGGAGTCTACGTACGCAGTTGCTTTGCGTTTGGTAGTCAATATCTACACACATTAAATCATAGTAACCGGATAGGTCGGTATAGAGTGCGTTGGCGGACATATTTGCCTGCAGCATAAGCTGAAAAATTAGGGTGGCGCATCATATACCGAAATTGGAAAATCGCAATCAAATATTCGATCAATGAAAGCGTTTTATTTTCTAACTTATGGTCGTTTTAAATGAGACCGTTTAAAGGGATGTTTAAGCTGCCAACAACATCAGTACGCGTGTCATCGCTATTCACTTTGCCCTGACTACTTATTCGTTAACTAAAACAGGTGTTGCTCCCTCAATGCAGCGACCTACGGGCTTTGCGGAACGCTTTTATCACGAGACGAGATAGGAAAAATATGGTATCTAGGTAAACCCAGTGTGACATTTATAATTTTATGATTAATCAGTAATTTTACTGATTCAAACCGAGTTCTAGAAAAGGAAAAAACTCAGGAAAGTAGGCCAGTAATTAAAGCCAAATCACTCAAGCAAAATAAGCGAACTAAACAAGGAGAGTTGAGACAATGAAGCCAGAAACAAATGCACAGGATTCAATGGAAAATGGAACAACATTGGAAAGCAGTGCTTCAATAGAAATTAAGCTGGATGACTTGTCGGGTGGGGAAGTCATTGAATTGCTTGAAGAGCATCTTGCTGATATGTACGCAACTTCGCCAGCCGAAAGTGTCCATGCACTGGATCTAGATGGGCTCAAGTCACCAGAAATTACCTTTTTCAGTGCTTGGAAAGACAGCCAACTGCTCGGGTGTGTCGCCATTAAAGAGCTGAATACCCAACACGCTGAACTCAAATCGATGAGAACCTCACAGTTTGCTCGAAAGTCAGGTGTTGCGAGCCAACTTTTACAGCACGTATTGGACACAGCAACCGCCCGCCAGTATCAAACAATCAGTTTAGAGACCGGCTCAGAAGACTACTTTAAGGCTGCGCGTAACCTGTATGAAAAGTTTGGCTTCGGCTACTGTGAACCCTTTGCTGATTATGTGTTGGACCCGCACAGCCAGTTTATGCGTATTGAATTGCGTTAAGAGGCTAGCTTTAGATGTCGACTTACTTTGCAGGTTTCTCCCTTGGCCTTTCGTTGATTCTTGCGATTGGCTCTCAAAATGCGTTTGTTTTAAAGCAAGGGCTTAAGAACCAACACGTATTGGCAGTTTGTGCTGTATGTGCCATTTCTGACGCCTTACTGATTAGCTTTGGCGTGACGGGCTTTGGCGCAATTGTTAAGCAGTTCCCACAAATTGAGCAGTTCGCCCGTTATGGTGGCGCTATCTTTTTGGGTGTCTATTCATTCTTAAGCTTCCGTTCATCATTTACTGAAAACCACGCCTTAGAAGCCACTGCTGAAACCAAAGACTCGTTTACCAAAGCGATTGCGATGTGTTTGGCGTTCACTTGGCTTAATCCGCATGTGTATTTGGATACTGTGGTACTGCTAGGTTCTATCTCAACCCAATATCAACCGAATCAAATGTTGTTTGGCGCTGGGGCGGTATCGGCGTCATTCGTGTTCTTCTTTTCACTTGGATATGGCGCTCGCTTCTTGGCTCCAATGTTTAAGAACCCGAGAGCGTGGAAGGTGTTGGAATTTGTCGTTGGCGTGATCATGGCATCTATTGCAATATCTTTGATCGTCTAGCTGCGCGTAATTAGGCTTCCATTTTGGTATAGGTGTTGAATACACGCCAGTAGAAAACCTAACCTTACGTTTAATCTCACAAGCAGATGCAGTAAATATCGAATTCTTCGGCCCGAATGGTAATAGATTGGCAAGCCGTGATGTAGCGTTTAGCACAGTAACTCTGGGTGCTTCGTACAATTTTTAATGACCTCTGTGAAATAACTTACGGCTAATCTCATGGACACCTAAAACCGCTCTAACGTTGAGCGGTTTTTTTATGTCAAAAATAACAATTGATCACGCTATCGGCAGAGTTGGTCCAAAGCCTGAAATTAGTTGGTTTTCACAAGCTTATAAAAGGGAATTATCTCGACTATTTTGGTAGATTAAAGGTATTACAGACTTCCAGTGAGCAGCAATGAAGATTCTTCACACGTCCGATTGGCACCTTGGCCAAAACTTCTACAATAAAAGCCGCAAGAATGAACATGAACGGTTTTTACAATGGTTACTTGAGCAAGTTACAGAGCACGACATCGACGCGATCATTGTTGCTGGCGACATTTTCGATACCAGTACACCGCCGAGTTACGCTCGTGAGATGTATAACAAGTTTGTGGTCGATTCGAACAAGATCGGCTGCCAATTGGTGTTATTAGGTGGAAATCACGATTCAGTCTCTGTGCTTAAAGAGACCCAACAGCTGCTCAAATACATGGGTGCAGACGTGATTCCAAACACCAATGAAGATCATGCGACTCAGGTTGTCGAACTAAAAGGCAAGAGCGGCGATGTAGAAGCGCTGGTTTGTGCCATTCCTTTTATTCGCCCTCGCGATGTGTTGACCAGTCAGGCAGGTGTCACAGGCGTTGAGCGTCAGAAGCAACTTGGTGATGCGATTAAACAGCACTACCAAAATGTTTATGATGCGGCGGTTGCTAAGCGCGCGACGTTTGAAAACAGCGAGCACATGCCGATTATCGCTACCGGTCATTTAACGGCTATGGGTGTCCAACAATCCGATTCGGTACGCGACATCTATGTCGGCAACCTTGATGGTTTTGCCGCTGATGGCTTCCCAGATGCAGATTATATTGCACTTGGTCATATCCACCGCCCACAAGTGGTGGCAAAGCGTCAATACATTCGTTATTCAGGCTCTCCAATCCCACTAAGCTTTGATGAACTTAAATCTCAGAAACAAGTGTGTGTTGTTGAATTTGTTGAGGGCGAGCGCACTATTTCTCAATTGCCTGTCCCTACATTCCAACCTCTAGCTGAAATCAAAGGCGACTTGAGCGAGATCGAATCTCAGCTGAACCAATACATAGGTTTAGATAGCGAACAAAGCGTTTGGTTATCGATAGAAGTGCAAGCGCAAGATTACCTTTCAGATCTCCAAGAGCGCATGCGTTCATTAACTGACGGTTTGAATGTGGAAGTACTTCAACTGCGCCGAGCAAGAGAGCGTCGTAATCAAGCATTAGAGCAAGAGTCGGCAGAAACCTTATCCGAACTGAGCCCGATGGACGTGTTTACGAAGCGTATTGCCTTAGAAGAGTTTGAAACCGATTCTGAAAAAGCGCGTTTAGAGCGCATGACGGTGAAGTTTAAACAAGTGATGGTTGAAGTATCCGAGAGCGCTCAAGCGCCGAACAAAATAGAAGAGTAACCAGTATGAAGATTTTAAGCCTAGAATTTGAAAACCTGAACTCTTTGAAAGGACGTTGGAAACTCGATTTTACCCAATCACCGTTTGCGGAAAATGGCCTGTTCGCGATTACTGGCCCAACAGGGGCGGGTAAAACCACCATTCTTGACGCGATTTGTTTGGCATTGTTCCACCGCACACCGCGTTTAAAGAGCATCGCTAAAGGCAACAACGAATTAATGACGCGTGGCACGGGAGAGTGTTTTGCTGAACTGGAGTTTGAAGTACAGGGCAAAACCTACCGCTCGAACTTCCACCAAAAGCGTGCTCGCGGAAAACACGATGGCGCATTACAAACGCCAACGTGTGAGTTTGCCGATGCTGACACCGACAAAGTTTTAGAGACCATGCTGACCAAGAAAACCAAGTTGGTGGAGCAGGTTACAGGGCTTGATTTCTCACGCTTCACCAAATCTATCATGTTGTCTCAGGGTGAGTTTGCGGCGTTCTTAAATGCCAATGCTAACGACCGTGCAGAGCTACTTGAAGAGCTGACGGGAACAGAAGTCTATAGCCTGATTTCCGAGCGTATCTACGATCATTTCAAGTCTAGCGAGGAGTCGCTTAATCACCTCAAAGCAAAAGCTGAGGGTGTGAGTTTGCTGTCTGAAGAGCAAATCCAAGAGCTAACCGCAGATCGAGAAACGTTAGAAGCCGAGCAGAAGCGTTTGTCTGAGCAGTTAAAAGAGTGGCAAGCGCATCTAAGCTGGTGGAAAGATATGACCAAAGCTGAGCAAACTATTGCGACCAGTGAGCACGATCTTAAAACAGCTCAAGATGAACTTGACCGTAATCAACCTTCACTCAAGCGTTTAGCAAGCAGTGAACCGGCTGAAAAGCTGCGCCCAATACACAAAGATTTAAAGCGTTGCGAACAAGAGGTGAGCACTACTCAAGCTCACTTAGATAACAGCACCAAGTTACTCGCTGTTCGTGATGAAGAAAAGCAATCCGCGCAAACGAAACTGACGCAAAGCGGTGTGATTGTCGAACAGGTTAAAAGCGAGCAACAAGACCAAGAGAAGATCATTGATCTCGTGCGTCCGCTAGATAACCAAATTGCCGTGCTCAAAGATAAACAAACTGTGGCCGTTAATGCAGCGAATACGCTGAACGAGCAACATACTCAGCAGCGCAATCAACAGGCTGTTATAGTCCAAAAAACAGAGGTACTGAAGCAACAGGACCAACTCAGCACTGAGTACCTAAATACACATCAAGCTGACCAATATTTAGAAAAATACTTAGGTCAGTGGCAAGCCAAAGTTGAACAAGTTCGTATCCTAGAGCGTCAGCATTCAGAACTACTAAACTCAGCGAAGCAAGCTTTGTCCGCTGTGGATGCTCAGCAAGCGACTATCAAAACTGCTCAAGAAGTAAAAGTAACGCAAGACAAAGCATTAGCAGAATCGGTTGTGACAGAAAATAATACCAAGCAGCAATGGGAAGCCTTACAAGGCAACACTAGCGAACAAGTGTTGAATGCGCAAAAAGACCTGCTGGAGTTCTGGAATCGCAATACGCACTCGTTATTGGAAATTAATCGTGGCTTCCTAAATGCTCAACAACAGTTGCACGCGAAAACACAGGCACATCAAACTAACAATCAGTTGGTCGACAAACTTTCGAAAGAACGTGAAGTGCTGGTGGATCGA
This window contains:
- a CDS encoding LysE/ArgO family amino acid transporter codes for the protein MSTYFAGFSLGLSLILAIGSQNAFVLKQGLKNQHVLAVCAVCAISDALLISFGVTGFGAIVKQFPQIEQFARYGGAIFLGVYSFLSFRSSFTENHALEATAETKDSFTKAIAMCLAFTWLNPHVYLDTVVLLGSISTQYQPNQMLFGAGAVSASFVFFFSLGYGARFLAPMFKNPRAWKVLEFVVGVIMASIAISLIV
- a CDS encoding GNAT family N-acetyltransferase, yielding MKPETNAQDSMENGTTLESSASIEIKLDDLSGGEVIELLEEHLADMYATSPAESVHALDLDGLKSPEITFFSAWKDSQLLGCVAIKELNTQHAELKSMRTSQFARKSGVASQLLQHVLDTATARQYQTISLETGSEDYFKAARNLYEKFGFGYCEPFADYVLDPHSQFMRIELR
- the sbcD gene encoding exonuclease subunit SbcD, whose protein sequence is MKILHTSDWHLGQNFYNKSRKNEHERFLQWLLEQVTEHDIDAIIVAGDIFDTSTPPSYAREMYNKFVVDSNKIGCQLVLLGGNHDSVSVLKETQQLLKYMGADVIPNTNEDHATQVVELKGKSGDVEALVCAIPFIRPRDVLTSQAGVTGVERQKQLGDAIKQHYQNVYDAAVAKRATFENSEHMPIIATGHLTAMGVQQSDSVRDIYVGNLDGFAADGFPDADYIALGHIHRPQVVAKRQYIRYSGSPIPLSFDELKSQKQVCVVEFVEGERTISQLPVPTFQPLAEIKGDLSEIESQLNQYIGLDSEQSVWLSIEVQAQDYLSDLQERMRSLTDGLNVEVLQLRRARERRNQALEQESAETLSELSPMDVFTKRIALEEFETDSEKARLERMTVKFKQVMVEVSESAQAPNKIEE